In a genomic window of Halobiforma lacisalsi AJ5:
- a CDS encoding type 1 glutamine amidotransferase domain-containing protein, whose translation MTSALFVVSEEGYWGEECVEPLETLSDAGVEITVATPSGSPPVVDERSIDPDEVGEETAEHVREVHENDERLNDPIPTARADAEAYDAVVFPGGHGTAWDVNQDSDARRLLRDTVEGDDGKALVVCHAVGILAFARDSHGAFIVNGRDVTGFPNEWEEGIVDENDCMPSGRKLPYWVEDEVKAAGGNWDAELESDTSVTVDGDLLTGRGPGSSSAAAETLLEELDV comes from the coding sequence ATGACATCGGCACTGTTCGTCGTCAGCGAGGAAGGCTACTGGGGAGAGGAGTGCGTCGAGCCCCTCGAGACGCTGTCGGATGCGGGGGTCGAGATCACGGTCGCGACGCCGTCCGGATCGCCGCCGGTAGTCGACGAGCGCTCGATCGACCCCGACGAGGTCGGCGAGGAGACCGCCGAACACGTCCGCGAGGTCCACGAGAACGACGAGCGACTGAACGATCCGATCCCGACCGCTCGAGCCGACGCCGAGGCCTACGACGCCGTCGTCTTCCCCGGCGGCCACGGCACCGCATGGGACGTCAACCAGGACAGCGACGCGCGCCGTCTCCTGCGGGACACCGTCGAGGGCGACGACGGGAAGGCACTGGTCGTCTGTCACGCGGTCGGCATCCTGGCGTTCGCCCGCGACAGCCACGGTGCGTTCATCGTCAACGGTCGCGACGTGACCGGCTTCCCCAACGAGTGGGAGGAGGGCATCGTCGACGAGAACGACTGTATGCCGAGCGGTCGCAAACTCCCCTACTGGGTCGAGGACGAGGTCAAAGCGGCCGGCGGCAACTGGGACGCCGAACTCGAGAGCGACACGAGCGTCACCGTCGACGGCGACCTGCTCACCGGTCGGGGCCCCGGTTCCTCGTCGGCGGCGGCGGAGACGCTGCTCGAGGAACTCGACGTGTAG
- a CDS encoding radical SAM/SPASM domain-containing protein, with product MIDLTRFVNGIDNRPEGMKYERTFGGGEDGERGDQSQDEGDDSPLVPLVVWNTTPACNLRCQHCYFGAVDSRSDEELSTAEAKAFIDDLAAANVPVLVFSGGEPFVREDIAELAAYADRQGMRTIASSNGTYLTPERAEAVADAGMAYVGVSLDGVGDTHDEFRGKEGSFEAALEGIENAQDAGMSTGIRSTMTRETIADLPDLVDLAVDLEVDRLNVFHLIYTGRGGTITDTDLPFERTREMVDYLFERTLELAETDPGMQLLSAGNYADAVYLYRKIQRELPERADRARELLFEDGPGRVVKKGDGGPKVVNIDYRGDVHPSMFLPTITMGNIRERPLEAVLEDSDVWSKLAEPSRHLEGRCGECPFKEVCGGNSRARAVAENGDLWAEDPRCYLTDEELGLGEGESGTVQEPTDVPTDTLRT from the coding sequence ATGATCGACCTCACCAGATTCGTCAACGGCATCGACAACCGCCCCGAGGGGATGAAGTACGAGCGGACGTTCGGGGGAGGGGAGGACGGCGAGCGCGGCGACCAGTCCCAGGACGAGGGCGACGACTCGCCCCTCGTCCCGCTCGTCGTCTGGAACACCACGCCCGCCTGCAACCTCCGGTGTCAGCACTGCTACTTCGGCGCGGTCGACAGCCGTTCGGACGAGGAGCTCTCGACCGCAGAGGCGAAGGCGTTCATCGACGACCTCGCGGCGGCGAACGTCCCCGTGCTGGTGTTCAGCGGCGGCGAACCGTTCGTCCGGGAGGACATCGCCGAACTCGCAGCCTACGCCGACCGGCAGGGGATGCGGACCATCGCCTCGAGCAACGGCACCTACCTCACCCCCGAGCGCGCGGAGGCCGTCGCCGACGCGGGGATGGCCTACGTCGGGGTCTCGCTGGACGGCGTCGGCGACACCCACGACGAGTTCCGCGGCAAGGAGGGCTCGTTCGAGGCGGCCCTCGAGGGGATCGAGAACGCCCAGGACGCCGGGATGAGCACTGGGATCCGATCGACGATGACCCGCGAGACGATCGCGGACCTCCCCGACCTCGTCGATCTGGCCGTCGACCTCGAGGTCGACCGGCTCAACGTCTTCCACCTGATCTACACGGGCCGGGGCGGGACGATCACCGACACCGATCTCCCGTTCGAGCGCACCCGGGAGATGGTCGACTACCTCTTCGAGCGCACGCTCGAGTTGGCCGAGACGGATCCCGGCATGCAACTGCTCTCGGCGGGCAACTACGCCGACGCGGTCTACCTCTACCGGAAGATCCAGCGCGAGTTGCCCGAACGGGCCGACCGCGCCCGCGAGTTGCTGTTCGAGGACGGCCCCGGCCGCGTCGTCAAGAAGGGCGACGGCGGCCCGAAGGTGGTCAACATCGACTACCGCGGCGACGTCCACCCGAGCATGTTCCTGCCGACGATCACGATGGGCAACATTCGCGAGCGGCCGCTCGAGGCGGTTCTCGAGGACAGCGACGTCTGGTCGAAACTCGCCGAACCGAGCCGCCACCTCGAGGGGCGGTGCGGCGAGTGTCCGTTCAAGGAGGTCTGCGGGGGCAACTCCCGGGCCCGGGCGGTCGCCGAGAACGGCGACCTCTGGGCCGAGGACCCGCGGTGTTACCTGACCGACGAGGAACTCGGCCTCGGCGAGGGAGAGAGCGGGACCGTCCAGGAGCCGACCGACGTCCCGACCGACACGCTTCGAACCTGA
- a CDS encoding DHH family phosphoesterase translates to MSRAADLAAVLESTESLAIVCHDDPDPDCLASALALEAIALDTGVDEVTIGYGGEISHQQNRAFVNMLEIDLGHVSSVALEDHERVAFVDHTRAGGNTEVSEVEPDIVVDHHPDPNADGSDEVTFADVRTESGATATIFVEYLTDLEVELTTRLASALLFALHRERLDFVRDPTRREYEAALAVYPEADLETLEQLYGSAFSPATLDAIGRAIATRDRRGSSMVASAGKTAESDALPQAADYLLNLEGVDTVLVYGIVGDGIRISGRSIDPRVHMGETLIEAYGKLGEVGGHHDMAGGRIELGLFADDADDADALLEFAGDRLSRRFFEALNLEREE, encoded by the coding sequence ATGAGCCGCGCGGCAGACCTCGCCGCGGTCCTCGAGTCGACCGAGTCGCTCGCGATCGTCTGTCACGACGATCCGGACCCCGACTGTCTCGCGAGCGCGCTCGCGCTCGAAGCGATCGCCCTCGATACCGGGGTCGACGAGGTGACGATCGGGTACGGCGGCGAGATTTCCCACCAGCAAAACCGCGCGTTCGTCAACATGCTCGAGATCGACCTCGGGCACGTTTCCTCGGTCGCGCTCGAGGACCACGAACGGGTCGCGTTCGTCGACCACACCCGGGCCGGCGGGAACACGGAAGTCTCCGAGGTCGAACCCGACATCGTCGTCGACCACCATCCGGATCCGAACGCGGACGGCTCCGACGAAGTCACGTTCGCGGACGTCCGGACCGAGTCCGGCGCGACGGCGACCATCTTCGTCGAGTACCTCACCGATCTCGAGGTCGAGTTGACGACGCGACTAGCTTCGGCCCTGTTGTTCGCCCTCCATCGGGAACGGCTCGACTTCGTCCGGGATCCGACGCGCCGGGAGTACGAGGCCGCGCTGGCGGTCTACCCGGAGGCGGACCTCGAGACCCTCGAGCAACTGTACGGCAGCGCGTTCTCACCGGCGACGCTCGACGCGATCGGCCGGGCGATCGCGACCCGGGACCGACGCGGTTCCTCGATGGTCGCGAGTGCAGGCAAGACGGCCGAGAGCGACGCGCTCCCACAGGCTGCGGACTACCTGCTCAATCTCGAGGGGGTCGACACCGTCCTCGTCTACGGCATCGTCGGCGACGGGATCCGAATAAGCGGCCGTTCGATCGACCCCCGCGTCCACATGGGCGAGACGCTCATCGAGGCGTACGGAAAACTCGGAGAGGTCGGGGGGCACCACGACATGGCCGGCGGCCGGATCGAACTGGGGCTGTTCGCCGACGACGCCGACGACGCGGACGCGCTGCTCGAGTTCGCCGGCGATCGACTCTCCCGACGCTTCTTCGAGGCGCTGAACCTCGAGCGCGAGGAGTGA
- a CDS encoding YncE family protein: MTIVDAETLSVAGRVEVGGEPLHVVVSPDDRECYVGNMDRSSVAVLDLEPLRADRPADVTVVDRIDGLGEMPSGIFQP; encoded by the coding sequence GTGACGATCGTCGACGCCGAGACGCTGTCGGTCGCCGGCCGGGTCGAGGTCGGCGGCGAACCCCTGCACGTGGTCGTCTCGCCCGACGACCGCGAGTGTTACGTCGGCAACATGGATCGCTCCTCGGTGGCCGTCCTCGACCTCGAGCCGCTGCGGGCCGACCGCCCGGCTGACGTGACGGTCGTCGATCGAATCGACGGACTCGGCGAGATGCCGAGCGGAATCTTCCAGCCATGA
- a CDS encoding glutamyl-tRNA reductase: protein MSDPIQSRRSGSRSRSQSRSPARSRSPSCSSESGTESGSQTTASASPSPSRSGAREGAAGAASDGEPRSIERLACLTVAGHDGSLERIGDLAPDDPVAAAESVVATDRITECFVLTTCNRVEVYVGGRSPSDLPNALEAARRTLSLPADAAVGRIHTGLDAVGHLSRLAAGLESPILGEDEIIGQLRRALEAADEAGLVDGVVGRAAECGLRAGRACRAETGIADGRLDYGTAARDLLAGSVDAPERIAVVGAGEVIRAAVDAIRERWPGVRIDAANRTVERARDLATGDGVAVGLECIDEIVAPADAVVAATGADEPVVGTDALADGEATPTAVVDLGNPADVDPALAERPAIEYWSLADVQRLASDRTSRRRAVPEAEALIDEHLIRFVRRERENRAEETLRALHEHAAAVREAELERARNRLRDGEADPERILEEFATSFAGRLFGPPTDRLREAAREDDPELLRAARELFELSIADESDADD, encoded by the coding sequence ATGTCAGATCCGATCCAATCCCGGCGTTCGGGGTCGCGCTCGAGATCGCAGTCCCGATCCCCCGCTCGGTCGCGTTCGCCTTCGTGCTCGAGCGAGAGCGGGACCGAGAGCGGAAGCCAGACGACCGCTTCGGCGTCGCCCTCCCCCTCGAGATCCGGGGCGAGGGAAGGCGCCGCGGGCGCCGCGAGCGACGGGGAACCGCGATCGATCGAACGGCTCGCCTGTCTGACCGTCGCGGGCCACGACGGCTCGCTCGAGCGGATCGGCGACCTCGCGCCCGACGACCCGGTCGCGGCCGCGGAGTCGGTCGTCGCGACGGATCGGATCACCGAGTGTTTCGTGCTCACGACTTGCAACCGCGTCGAAGTCTACGTCGGCGGACGGTCGCCGTCGGATCTGCCGAACGCCCTCGAGGCCGCCCGACGGACGCTGTCGCTACCCGCCGACGCCGCAGTCGGGCGGATCCACACCGGCCTCGACGCCGTCGGGCACCTGTCGCGGCTCGCGGCCGGGCTCGAGAGCCCGATCCTCGGCGAGGACGAGATCATCGGGCAGCTTCGCCGTGCCCTCGAGGCCGCGGACGAGGCGGGGCTGGTCGACGGCGTCGTCGGCCGGGCGGCGGAGTGTGGGCTCCGCGCCGGCCGCGCCTGCCGGGCCGAGACGGGGATCGCCGACGGGCGCCTCGACTACGGAACGGCGGCTCGCGACCTTCTCGCCGGGAGCGTCGACGCGCCCGAACGGATCGCCGTCGTGGGCGCGGGCGAGGTGATCCGGGCGGCCGTCGACGCGATCCGCGAGCGTTGGCCCGGGGTCAGGATCGACGCCGCGAACCGCACCGTCGAACGGGCACGCGACCTCGCGACCGGGGACGGCGTCGCCGTCGGCCTCGAGTGCATCGACGAAATCGTCGCCCCGGCGGACGCGGTCGTCGCGGCGACCGGGGCCGACGAGCCTGTCGTCGGGACCGACGCGCTCGCGGACGGCGAGGCGACGCCGACTGCGGTCGTCGACCTCGGCAACCCCGCGGACGTCGATCCGGCGCTCGCCGAGCGGCCTGCCATCGAGTACTGGTCGCTCGCGGACGTCCAGCGGCTCGCCAGCGACCGGACGAGCCGTCGACGGGCGGTACCGGAGGCAGAGGCGCTGATCGACGAGCATCTGATCCGGTTCGTCCGGCGGGAACGCGAGAACCGCGCCGAGGAGACGCTGCGGGCGCTGCACGAACACGCCGCGGCGGTTCGCGAGGCCGAACTCGAGCGCGCCCGGAACCGCCTGCGCGACGGCGAGGCCGATCCCGAACGGATCCTCGAGGAGTTCGCCACCTCCTTCGCCGGCCGGCTGTTCGGACCGCCGACGGACCGGCTCCGCGAGGCGGCCCGGGAGGACGATCCCGAGTTGCTGCGGGCAGCGCGCGAACTGTTCGAGCTATCGATCGCCGACGAAAGCGACGCGGACGACTGA
- the cyoE gene encoding heme o synthase translates to MMPPIDRRRFGDLLGATAIAAYLLIALGTAVSTTGSGSSCTTWPSCSSDWTIGPMTGDALLFWGHRAAALAAGLLVVATALAAWRLDVDRRAKAGIAVAVVLFPVQVALGAALVLGASTLVGVAHLVFAMAIFGGLLGALAVTLENRALEREQGETDLTEPIASDPTLTSAPAGDPADGPEAEPSTEVRIEDLGTIERLRRTAGAYLTLTKPKLMWLLCLVALAGVGLATVTGESVAVSTVAATLLGGVLAIGASGTFNHVLERDRDRKMDRTNDRPLVHDLVPVRNAVAFAICLVAASIAVMLTWVNALAAGLTLAAIAYYSVLYTAVLKPNTAWNTVLGGGAGALPALIGWAAVTGSVGLPAVVLAAVIFWWTPAHFYSLAIAYREDYARGGFPMFPVVEGVLTARRHVLLFLGATLLSASLLGWLAGLGWLYTVTSVALGAVFLRSVVRQYRESTDDAALRSFYVSNYYLGAILVAIVLETIVVA, encoded by the coding sequence ATGATGCCACCAATCGATCGTCGACGGTTCGGAGATTTGCTCGGGGCGACTGCCATCGCCGCCTATCTGCTGATCGCCCTCGGAACTGCCGTGTCAACGACCGGGAGCGGCTCCTCCTGTACGACCTGGCCCAGTTGCTCGAGCGACTGGACGATCGGACCGATGACCGGCGACGCCCTGCTGTTCTGGGGCCACCGCGCTGCCGCACTCGCGGCCGGCCTCCTCGTCGTCGCGACCGCCCTCGCCGCGTGGCGACTCGACGTCGACCGCCGCGCGAAGGCCGGCATCGCGGTCGCCGTCGTCCTCTTCCCGGTCCAGGTCGCGCTCGGGGCCGCGCTCGTACTCGGTGCCTCGACGCTCGTCGGCGTCGCGCACCTCGTCTTCGCGATGGCCATCTTCGGCGGCCTGCTGGGCGCGCTGGCGGTGACACTGGAGAATCGCGCGCTCGAGCGCGAGCAGGGGGAGACCGACCTCACTGAACCGATCGCATCGGACCCCACGCTGACCTCGGCTCCGGCCGGGGATCCCGCCGACGGGCCCGAAGCGGAACCATCGACCGAGGTTCGGATCGAGGACCTGGGAACGATCGAACGGCTCCGGCGAACGGCCGGCGCGTATCTGACGCTGACCAAGCCCAAACTCATGTGGCTGCTCTGTCTGGTCGCGCTGGCGGGCGTCGGACTGGCGACGGTCACCGGCGAGTCGGTCGCCGTAAGCACGGTCGCCGCGACGCTGCTCGGCGGCGTGCTGGCGATCGGCGCATCGGGAACGTTCAACCACGTCCTCGAGCGCGACCGCGACCGGAAGATGGACCGGACGAACGATCGGCCGCTCGTCCACGACCTCGTCCCAGTCCGCAACGCCGTCGCGTTCGCGATCTGCCTCGTCGCCGCCTCGATAGCCGTCATGCTGACCTGGGTGAACGCCCTGGCCGCGGGGCTGACCCTCGCCGCGATCGCGTACTACTCGGTCCTCTACACCGCCGTACTGAAGCCGAACACGGCCTGGAACACGGTACTCGGTGGCGGTGCGGGAGCCCTGCCCGCGCTGATCGGCTGGGCGGCGGTCACCGGCAGCGTCGGTCTCCCCGCCGTGGTGCTCGCCGCAGTCATCTTCTGGTGGACCCCCGCCCACTTCTACAGCCTCGCGATCGCGTACCGCGAGGACTACGCCAGGGGCGGCTTCCCGATGTTCCCCGTCGTCGAGGGCGTGCTAACGGCCCGGCGACACGTCCTCCTCTTCCTCGGGGCGACGTTGCTCTCGGCGAGCCTGCTGGGCTGGCTCGCCGGGCTGGGCTGGCTCTACACGGTGACGTCGGTCGCGCTCGGGGCCGTCTTCCTCCGGTCGGTCGTCCGCCAGTACCGCGAATCGACCGACGACGCGGCGCTCCGGTCGTTCTACGTCTCGAACTACTACCTCGGAGCGATCCTCGTCGCGATCGTCCTCGAGACGATCGTCGTCGCCTGA
- a CDS encoding Hsp20/alpha crystallin family protein has translation MDDLEDRGKAAVETLLTEVGERLEDAVRTYTRTVDERSRLDLAAGWTGIRIDLVDAGDELFVVADVPGYERDDLTVRLEGETLTIRGDRGGDHRRSRSATESVHDRTAPAYLRRERTARSFARRVRLPEPVATDDATASLDDGVLTVRFPKYASTMEATEIEVD, from the coding sequence TTGGACGATCTCGAAGACCGGGGTAAAGCGGCGGTCGAGACCTTGCTGACCGAAGTCGGTGAGCGACTCGAGGACGCCGTGCGGACGTACACCCGGACCGTCGACGAGCGGAGCCGACTCGATCTCGCGGCGGGATGGACGGGAATCCGGATCGATCTCGTCGACGCGGGCGACGAACTGTTCGTCGTGGCCGACGTACCGGGGTACGAGCGCGACGATCTGACGGTTCGGCTCGAGGGGGAGACGCTGACGATTCGGGGGGACCGCGGCGGGGATCACCGTCGTTCGAGATCGGCGACCGAATCGGTCCACGACCGGACAGCGCCCGCCTACCTCCGACGTGAGCGGACCGCCCGGTCGTTCGCCCGCCGCGTTCGCCTCCCGGAGCCGGTCGCGACCGACGACGCGACGGCGTCACTGGACGACGGCGTGTTGACCGTCCGGTTCCCGAAGTACGCGTCGACGATGGAGGCGACCGAAATCGAGGTCGACTGA
- a CDS encoding cation:proton antiporter, whose translation MVETVSIDILSLLLVLTVAWIFGAIAERFGYPTMMGELFAGIAFGPALLGILQPSELLSVLAEFGVFILMVYVGMEVDLRELFRLGTQSLLIAFGAFVIPFGMGFAAGIWLDLSIGAALFLGLAMAATSLATKSRILADLELLDTRIANVLLGGALASDVGVLVVFAGVDSYVTAGAFDPAELGIIIAQAIGFFAVTLVLGYRFLPVAWRTIERQRERYGFVDRTTAFTFALLVSLLFAQLATLADLHMIIGGFMAGMFLRQSDVEPGLYEHMHTVIYDLAMGLFAPVFFVTVGFQITFGVFSDSFVILAGLVTVAFLGKIIGSWLFALPTSLTSREGLVVGFGMNGRGTVEIIIAQVAFEAGVIGQSLFSILVFIAIFTTALVPVTVTWGVRLLESADELVYVDTTPQSSGSE comes from the coding sequence ATGGTAGAAACAGTCTCGATCGACATCCTGAGTCTCCTGCTCGTACTGACCGTCGCGTGGATCTTCGGCGCGATCGCCGAGCGGTTCGGCTATCCGACGATGATGGGCGAACTGTTTGCCGGCATCGCCTTCGGGCCCGCCTTGCTCGGAATCTTACAGCCCTCGGAACTGCTCTCCGTGCTGGCCGAGTTCGGCGTGTTCATCCTGATGGTCTACGTCGGGATGGAGGTCGACCTCCGTGAACTGTTTCGGCTCGGTACCCAGTCGCTGCTGATCGCGTTCGGGGCTTTCGTCATCCCCTTCGGGATGGGGTTCGCGGCGGGCATCTGGCTGGACCTGTCGATCGGTGCGGCGCTGTTTCTCGGACTCGCGATGGCTGCGACGTCGCTTGCGACGAAGTCCCGCATCCTCGCGGACCTCGAGTTGCTCGACACGCGGATCGCGAACGTGTTGCTCGGCGGCGCGCTGGCTTCGGACGTCGGCGTTCTCGTCGTGTTCGCAGGTGTCGACAGCTACGTGACCGCGGGCGCGTTCGATCCGGCCGAACTCGGGATCATCATCGCCCAGGCGATCGGCTTTTTCGCGGTGACGCTCGTGCTCGGCTACCGCTTCCTGCCGGTCGCCTGGCGCACGATCGAACGCCAGCGCGAGCGATACGGCTTCGTCGACCGGACCACCGCGTTTACCTTCGCGTTGCTCGTCTCCCTGCTGTTCGCCCAGCTGGCGACGCTCGCCGACCTCCACATGATCATCGGCGGCTTCATGGCCGGCATGTTCCTCCGGCAGTCCGACGTCGAACCCGGGCTGTACGAGCACATGCACACCGTCATCTACGATCTCGCGATGGGGCTGTTCGCACCGGTCTTCTTCGTCACCGTGGGCTTCCAGATCACCTTCGGGGTGTTCTCCGATTCGTTCGTCATCCTCGCGGGCCTGGTTACCGTCGCCTTCCTCGGGAAGATCATCGGGTCGTGGCTGTTCGCCCTGCCGACATCGCTGACCTCGCGTGAGGGGCTGGTCGTCGGCTTCGGCATGAACGGCCGCGGAACGGTCGAAATCATCATCGCACAGGTCGCCTTCGAGGCCGGCGTCATCGGCCAGTCGCTGTTCTCGATCCTGGTCTTCATCGCCATCTTCACGACCGCACTCGTCCCGGTTACCGTCACCTGGGGTGTGCGACTGCTCGAGTCGGCGGACGAACTGGTCTACGTCGACACCACTCCACAGTCGTCCGGGTCGGAGTAA
- a CDS encoding GNAT family N-acetyltransferase, translated as MAATFVDPEHARSGVGREIVDHLLSVAREEGYETVTVHASLNAVGFYEVAGFEHVREIDIAGPAGAGVDVPAVLMRTTLS; from the coding sequence ATCGCAGCGACGTTCGTCGACCCCGAACATGCGAGGTCCGGGGTCGGGCGGGAAATCGTCGATCACCTGCTATCCGTCGCCCGCGAGGAGGGCTACGAGACGGTGACGGTCCACGCCTCGCTCAACGCCGTCGGGTTCTACGAAGTGGCCGGGTTCGAGCACGTGCGGGAGATAGACATCGCTGGCCCCGCCGGTGCGGGGGTCGACGTTCCCGCCGTGCTGATGCGGACGACGCTTTCCTGA
- a CDS encoding YncE family protein, with amino-acid sequence MTRSTQTQTETTRADAPDTETADGERGRDGLAIVKNAGSSHFSAVDLATREVIAQVGDGSYPHTAVFHPDGRHAILLYISSSHLEAVDLERMKTVQRIDDLGVATVGSALTDDGKRLFVGTAAELPDDVDPGVVAFRVHGADGDDALRLERIGTTTLGRCAGMCTGPNGLVYVAEKNAGELIALSPTAELSELERYQVGDDPHDIYPVPGTDLIAVNNAGESFATFVDAARGEVRTTAPTGENPHGIAFADGPGGRRAYVPARDDDRLPAGARPRSSTSARRPASPRPRLTIGTSWSTPTTRRT; translated from the coding sequence ATGACACGATCCACGCAGACCCAAACCGAGACGACCCGGGCGGACGCGCCCGACACGGAAACCGCGGACGGAGAGCGGGGCAGAGACGGCCTCGCGATCGTCAAAAACGCGGGTAGCAGCCACTTCAGCGCCGTCGACCTGGCGACCCGCGAGGTGATCGCCCAGGTCGGCGACGGCAGCTACCCCCACACGGCCGTCTTCCACCCGGACGGGAGACACGCGATCCTGCTGTACATCTCGAGTTCGCACCTCGAGGCCGTCGACCTGGAACGGATGAAGACGGTCCAGCGGATCGACGACCTCGGGGTCGCGACCGTCGGGAGCGCGCTGACCGACGACGGGAAACGGCTGTTCGTCGGGACGGCGGCGGAGTTGCCCGACGACGTCGACCCCGGGGTAGTGGCCTTCCGGGTCCACGGCGCGGACGGCGACGACGCGCTCCGACTCGAGCGGATCGGCACGACGACGCTCGGTCGCTGCGCCGGGATGTGTACCGGCCCGAACGGACTCGTCTACGTCGCCGAGAAGAACGCCGGCGAACTGATCGCGCTGTCGCCGACGGCCGAGTTGTCGGAACTCGAACGCTACCAGGTCGGGGACGATCCCCACGACATCTACCCGGTCCCGGGGACCGACCTGATCGCGGTCAACAACGCGGGCGAGTCGTTCGCGACGTTCGTCGACGCCGCCCGGGGCGAGGTTCGGACGACGGCTCCCACGGGCGAGAACCCACACGGCATCGCGTTCGCCGACGGCCCCGGCGGGCGGCGGGCCTACGTCCCCGCCCGTGACGACGATCGGCTCCCGGCGGGCGCCCGACCGCGTTCGTCGACGTCGGCACGGCGACCGGCTTCGCCGCGACCGCGGCTGACGATCGGTACGTCTTGGTCGACTCCTACGACGAGGCGCACGTGA
- a CDS encoding ArsR/SmtB family transcription factor, with translation MSKSTDPAKPCNGAERAWEQGCDPSLIVDTIADPTARRIYEAIELPTTARELAAELDLPDSTTYRKLSKLEEAGLIRELDQGPNVDQPARYVRRIDRVSVTSDGELRIDCRKGGKNVFCNPDL, from the coding sequence ATGAGCAAGTCAACCGATCCAGCGAAACCCTGCAACGGTGCCGAACGAGCGTGGGAACAGGGCTGTGACCCGTCGCTGATCGTCGACACGATCGCCGACCCGACGGCCAGACGCATCTACGAGGCGATCGAGCTCCCGACTACCGCTCGAGAGCTAGCCGCGGAACTCGATCTGCCGGATTCGACGACCTACCGGAAGCTCTCGAAGCTCGAGGAGGCCGGCCTGATCCGCGAGCTAGATCAGGGGCCGAACGTCGACCAGCCGGCCCGATACGTGCGACGGATCGACCGCGTTTCCGTGACCAGCGACGGCGAACTCCGTATCGACTGTCGCAAGGGTGGCAAGAACGTGTTCTGCAACCCGGACCTCTAA
- a CDS encoding 2Fe-2S iron-sulfur cluster-binding protein, which produces MPTIRFDGERIECEDGRNLLRALPRGALSSATPVSLCGNGVCGMCAVTVEGETNELTEAERNRLSEPCEDSPCEGGDGNGDGDETDVDRSRRRLACQTEVHGDLEVTMDE; this is translated from the coding sequence ATGCCAACGATACGCTTCGACGGCGAACGGATCGAGTGCGAGGACGGCCGCAACCTCCTGCGGGCGCTCCCCAGGGGTGCACTCTCGAGTGCGACCCCCGTCTCGCTGTGCGGCAACGGCGTCTGCGGCATGTGTGCCGTCACCGTCGAGGGAGAGACGAACGAGTTGACGGAGGCGGAGCGGAATCGGCTGTCGGAGCCGTGCGAGGACAGTCCCTGCGAGGGAGGAGACGGAAACGGAGACGGAGACGAAACCGACGTCGACCGATCTCGGCGTCGGTTGGCCTGTCAGACCGAAGTCCACGGCGATCTCGAGGTCACGATGGACGAGTAG
- a CDS encoding RNA-binding protein → MPQIPLHYVDLRTFCYATEDEKRVEEALRTFLPGDDDESDRDEDEDEDEEPFPIERTESEGHYGDRILVLSARVENADDVRYVLSRLADLEEFDRLIDELDDRVTENTELFLRLDKQAAFGGDVRLGEGLTFRGKVEAYPAKKEQAVENAEEVLTRLRDQG, encoded by the coding sequence ATGCCACAGATTCCGCTTCACTACGTCGACTTACGGACGTTCTGTTACGCCACGGAGGACGAAAAGCGCGTCGAGGAGGCGCTCCGGACGTTCCTTCCGGGCGATGACGACGAGAGCGATAGGGACGAGGACGAGGACGAGGACGAGGAGCCGTTCCCGATCGAACGCACCGAAAGCGAGGGCCACTACGGCGACCGGATCCTCGTCCTCTCCGCTCGCGTCGAGAACGCCGACGACGTCCGGTACGTCCTCTCGCGACTCGCCGACCTCGAGGAGTTCGACCGGCTGATCGACGAACTCGACGATCGGGTCACTGAGAACACCGAACTCTTCTTGCGACTGGACAAACAGGCCGCGTTCGGCGGGGACGTCCGACTCGGCGAGGGACTCACTTTCCGAGGGAAGGTCGAGGCCTACCCAGCGAAAAAAGAGCAAGCCGTCGAGAACGCGGAGGAAGTTCTCACGCGACTCCGCGACCAGGGGTGA